The nucleotide window AGCCAGATCTACCATGGAATCTGAGTTCATAGCCTTAGACAAAGCAGCAGAAGAAGCTGAATGGCTTAGAAATTTTTTGGAAGATATTTCTATGTGGGAGAAACCTGTGCCAGCTATACGCATACATTGTGATAGTCAATCAGCTATAGCTCGGGCTGAGAATAATTTCTACAATGGTAAATCTCGTCACATCAGAAGGCGACATAAACCATTAGACAACTTATCTCAACTGGTGTAATTACAATAGACTACATCAAATCGGCTGACAACCTAGCGGATCCATTTACTAAAGGTTTGTCACGAGATGTTGTTGCTAAATCATCAAAAGGAATGGGTCTAAAGCCTATAATGAATGAGGATGCTTGATTGCAACCCTACCTATCATGACTGGAGATCCCAAGACGTAGGTTCAaagggaaaacaaaatcaaacataatCTAACCAAAGCACTTGAGACAAGTAGTCTCTTCCCAGCTCCTAAGATGATAAAAGTGCAAACAAATGTGTGAAGGATAAGCATAAGCTTTTAATGATTCCATAGCTTCTTAAGCAGAGTATTACTCAATACTTTTCATGGTCAATCACCTAATGAGTGTGAAATGAGGCcgtttctaggagaatgaaTGCTAGGCTATATTCTCTAAGTTCACTCATGAAAACCATGAATAGTTCAGGGCCACaatgaacacaatagagaacTAAGTTCTACGAGAAAATGAAGCTGTGTTATGCATGTTGTCTCGGTTTACATAAAACACCGGTTGGTTCAAGACATCATGTTCACCTTCTGGTAAAGTAAACCCGACAGATATTAACTATGAGTGGTTCAAGGCTTAAAAATGCCACCAACTCAAACACAGTGAATTTTTCGCAAACACTCTCGATAAGTCTGTCTAGTCTAGTTATGATTAGAataagtatagttttttttagtcTATCGAGTCTGCATTTAGTCTGCATATGTTTAGAagagtcatttctattcatgtggggGATTGTTGGATCAATAAAAGGCATTAGCCTTTATTAAATAATGTGAATGCAATGACATTGGGCTTCTGATGTTTCAAGCCCAAAGATATGTCAATTAAATGAATAATGGTTATGGGATTTGTCCCACATCGGCCAGGAGAAGAGTCATAGAGATGTTTATATATTGCCTAGCACGTGGTGTTGGTTAAACAGctcagaggaagagagagctccccacgcgcgcgccgccgccgcccggccggctcggctcggcgtgggcttgggcttgggtggAGGGCCGTTGGCCCGATAAGAATTAttctttttggaccaagttaagctcaacATCTTGCCATTTAAAATCTCAAAAACAATatgcattttatttttgaaacgaCAAGCAGTTTGTCTATGAAATAAAAACGTCATGCAGTTCATCCTCTCGAGATATTTaaacgagataagagagagagagagcgagtcTTGGGGAATAAGTTTGTAACTTCAACTTTCCGAGATCTTTGCCAAATCCCCACTAACGAGCGCACGTTATGCAACAGTTACGGGAAGTCGCTCCTCGTCCATCCCTTTAAATACAACTCGTCTCTCTTCTCATTTCTTTAACCTTTTCTGAATCGAAATCCAACAGCAAAATTCCTCTGCGTAAGTCTATATTGCGAGAGTTTTTCGTAGATTTTTAGTTCAATAGGGCGATCACGGGTGAGGCGTGATTCGTCTGCTATGGTTTTATCCTGGGACTCTATATTCGTACAGTTCTGTCTTACTAACGGagcgaatattttgagttaaggaaaaAGATCATATCTCGACTCCATGTCTCTTTGCGAATACGATTTCTTATCGTTCTTGTATTCGTCTTTACATTCGTCTATTTTCTTAACATCGTTTCTTATTTTATCGTTTATGTCAGTCCGGTTTTCCGGCTTTTACATGACTCACCTTTACAGTTCTAGTTCTTATCCCTTAAGTTTGTATCTAGATTGTTCTGTCCAAGCAGTAGAAGTGTATGATGTAAGCCTGTGTATGAGGTTAAGCAAAATAGTATTATTCagagaaaaacatattttgtttcAAATTCTTCATATCAATATCGTATATTCGTATACATGTATACAGGCCCCGTCCAGCATGATTTCGTGCCTAAAAGCCaaaaacctgaaaaaaaaaaatttgtataaatTGTAAGAAAGGATCGAACCTGGGCAGTGGGATCCTGACCACTGTACTACTATCAACTCTTTAAATTTTGCTGCCTTCCAAATATATAATGCAATTTAGCACCTAAAGCAAAATCTTTACCTGCTTTACCCTAGGGCCGGCCCCTGCATGTATATGACATAATTTCTTATGAAATCATTGTTTGAGCCTTTTTGAATGACTTAGAACTCTGTATCGTAGATATGTAACGTGGGAGCTTGATTGCGTATGTCTTATTTTGCAGAGAATGATGAACGGTATGTTCATATGGGATGCAATAATGTCCCTTGCCATGCAATGCAATTTACGTAATCTCCATAAGTTAGTATCTGTATATTAGATTgtctattatatttttttatttggctAAGGAAGTAGTTTTTGAGATAAATATACGtgcttttcttttcttattaaaaGGTTTACGATTTCCAGTagatataaaaatgaaaagtgttCTTTAACAACAAACAAAATGATAGAGTACTGAACCATGCAACATTGGTTGtgacatataaataaaatgcgTCTATCAAAAGTTATCGTTAAGAAAATGGAGATATGCTTTTGAGTTTCATTCGAAAACTTGAAGAGATGGTTATCCAGGAACTGCACCTCCCTTTTGAATTCTTTCCATGAGTGTGAGATGctacaaacttcaaaaaaataactatcttataagaatatgttttttgtttgaacCAAAAATGGTGTGTTTATTGGATTCATAACAATAAAAGAATCTAAAGAAGATGAATAGATTCTTTGAGGCTTAAAGAGAAATCAACATAGAAATCAAATAGAAAATGAACATCAAAAGAGTTTATTGATTTAAGATTGTATTACATGTAGGATTACAAGTGTAAATAAATCTAACAATCCATAAACTCTTTGTAGAATGTGTTTTAAGTCTAAAATGGAGAGAAGAGAGATCCTTTGATAAAGAGAGTTGTATCTCTATTTATACAAAGAAGAAGCTAGGGCTTCATAGTAAAATGGGTCTAGTTTATTGTCTAATGGGCCTTGAGGGAGGATGTAAATCCACCCCCAACAGTAAGCCCCCCCCAAGTTCGAAGAGAGATGAAGTCGATCTCTATGAATTTTACGAATAGGGTTTATTAGACAATTAATTAGACACATTCATGCCTATGACGATTTAGGCAAGTTTATTTTGAACTTGTGCCTAATAAAAGGCGAATTTGCTTTAAACTCGTGCTTAGCGAAAGACGAGTCTACTAAACTCATGCTGAGACGAAGGCGAGTTTACTGAGAGCTCGTGCCTTGTAGAAGGAGAGTTTCTGTAAACCCATGCCTTGCCAAAGACGAATTTTTGTAAACTCGTGTCTAGCGATAAGCGAGTCGACTGCAAATTCATGCCTAAtaaaaagcaaattcaattTAAACTTGTGCCTAAAATACACGTGTACCAAACTATTGCTGACCCGAAGTCTCGTGTTGAGATTGTGTGTGCCAGCAAGTTGTTGGcttgtgtgtgttcgtcaggcTGAAATGACGTTGAGAAACGTTCTGGCTTGTGTCGCTTGTGGTAAGCTCTTCGTGAGGATCAGAATCCGAGCAGGTCACATGTCTGCCTAGCAATTGATTCTGGctcacaaaagaaaaatatgatgaTCAGATAAATGTTGACCAAAAGATATAGCCGAGTTTGCATAATTAATAAGCAAGCCATCGAACGTGATTTTGCTTAATGATTTCAAATGCATATGATAGtagtaatttattaattactaAATAGTATGCACATGTCACGAATAATAAGGCAATCAACCCAGAGTTATCTCATATATGTTTCAGAACACTTATCTTTGAGGACAAGTAGTTGCCAGTGGCTGGAGAAGAATTGTTTTGAGGTGAACCCAATGTTACGATCCACTGTGGGAGCCATTGACGATCTACAGGGAAGGAGATAATGCCATTCTCTTCAATATATTCACGGGAAGCTCGTGCCGGTGGTGGCCAGTCCTGTAGGAGGAGACACATGATGGCGGTGAAGCGTAAGAAGCCAGGTGCGGGGATCAGATCGTTACTGCCAAGGTCATCACGTGATTGCTACTATCCGAGAGGCCGAGCTTCAAGATGAGATCAGAGAGGCGACTGGAATGAGCCTTAATCTCCACGTTCCCACATATAAGAACGCAACGagatgacattttttttttttaacggagAAAGTAAGCTCTGATGTAGACGAGTTGTTAATGAGAGCTTGcttgatgaagaagcaagatgttgatgaagaagcaagGTGTTGATGACAAGATGTTGATCTCGTGCCAAGCTAGGTTATTATCATCTGCGGGCATGAAGACTTTTGCCGAGATCATGCGATCTCCATGCTCCCACGTTCCAAGAGACATCAAGAACTTGCAGCTTCTTAAAACTCAACTGCGTCTTTGAGGTGGTTATGAGAGAGATCAAGTAGTCTCAGCTCACTTAACGCGCCTAAAGAACATGTTCCTCAATGCTCAGGTTCATGTGCTCTTGCAAGAAAGTGATGTTACTCTCCCACCTCAGCTCAAGCTTTCCTGAACCCTCCATGTAGCTCTAGCAGAGCAAAGGAAACAGAGAATTGGTTCATCTTGCTGCTCCAGCAACCCGAGCGACTCTTATAGAAGGCGTTCTCTCCAACCACGAGCTGAGCCGAGTCTCTAAAACGCGAGCTGGCagcatagagagagagacaggaACATAGAATTCAAGAGACATGAACGCTCTCTACCAGGACCATCACGAAGCCTAGCTTGTCTTCCGTAGAGGTTTCCGCGCCGGTATGAACCACAGAGACAAGGAGGCTGTGAAGATGAAGCTTGAGCCGTGACTGCCGAGTTACGAAGAACTTGAACTTGAGCGAGTAAAACACGAGACTTTGAATTTGTACTTCAAAGCATGACTTGAGGACTTTGCATTGCTCTCCTCATCGCCTCCTAGTCGCACCACTTTTATAAGAAGATTCAACATGTTTGCTTGCCTAGGTGGAGATCTTGCCGAGAAAAGACCTTTGTGTTTCTTGTTTTGCAGCTTGAGCAGAGCTTTTGATAAAGGTTGATCTTGATTCGGTGGAGGAAGGAGGTTGATTTGCCTAAAAACGTCGGGGCCATGATAACGTGAATAGAACCAGAGCTGTGATGTTCCTGATCGGGCTTTCCGTAACACAGAACAAGCCGGTGAAGAGAAGCAACAGCTTTCAATGGAGTGTGATGGCATTTCGCCACCGATTCAGAAACTGCTTGTGGCAAGATTACGCCAAGACAAATGTGACCAGATGACCTTCTTCTCGAGACCGAATCTCTGTCGTGAAGGAGGAACGAGTAACCAACGGAATGTCGAGATCAAATCGCTCGTGGTTAGATCTGTGCGTCGAGTGGGGACAAGCTTTCCGTCCGAGAAGACATCACCGGCGGCGAGCCTTGAGCTCGAGCTCTCCGTTCAGGCAACTCGTCGGTTTGTCGGCGACTGCGACCTCGGAGACGCCACCTCCTCTCGACAGAATCGTTTGATTGACGCCTCTACTTCGATTGATCTCAGACCTCTCCACGAAAGCTCCTCTTAGCACGACCAGATGGTGAGGGCTTTTAGGTCTCAAGAAGCTTGTCATCGCCATGGCGGAAACAACACCGAGAAAGGCTTTGACTTTCGGTGGTTGCTGGCAATTCCATGTCGTGACAGCGTGGATCTTCTTCTTCGCCACCTTCGTCTCCTCCCGTTTTACTCCCCCCGAGAGAAAACATAATCGAAGTCGAGACTCGAAGAATCTGAGACGCCATGTTCGTCTCCGAGATCTTACGACAAGCACAAGACGGTTGTGGTAACAGAGAAAGGCAGAGACTTGATCTTTGGTCGCAATCCAGCAGGATTCAAAGACAATCGTGGTCCTGTCCACTCTAGCTTGCTGTCGGCGACAAGGAGTGGAATCCGGCGGAGGCTAGGAAGTAGCGACGGAGTCGTGGCCAATAATCCCTCCTAAGGtcagaaataataataatttttttattattcccCTTCCTTTCATATATTAAGCGTATGTCTATGATTATGGTATAATCATGAATCCAATTTTAATAATGAGATAAGATTGTCAAACTTATCTTTTTCAAAGATGATCTTCAATACTGGATGAAAGCAAAGCTTTTATGAAAAAGCTTCTTTCTTTAGATGATGAAATTAGATCTACGATTCTCCCAAATTTGATATGCTTTGAAGATAGTTCTCCTtggccccctccttctagcgccaattGTTTGAACCAAAAATGGTGTGTTTATTGGATTCATAACAATAAAAGAATCTAAAGAAGATGAATAGATTCTTTGAGGCTTAAAGAGAAATCAACATAGAAATCAAATAGAAAATGAACATCAAAAGAGTTTATTGATTTAAGATTGTATTACATGTAGGATTACAAGTGTAAATAAATCTAACAATCCATAAACTCTTTGTAGAATGTGTTTTAAGTCTAAAATGGAGAGAAGAGAGATCCTTTGATAAAGAGAGTTGTATCTCTATTTATACAAAGAAGAAGCTAGGGCTTCATAGTAAAATGGGTCTAGTTTATTGTCTAATGGGCCTTGAGGGAGGATGTAAATCCACCCCcaacatttttgtttgttttttggcAACTTTCTAGAATTATATCACTACGGTCTATAACTTCAACCAACATATACTAGAAATCGATCTATTTTAAATCTTTTCTGTAGTAAAAATACTTCTTAATTATTGTGAAACGTAACTTATGTGTTATGAAATAGGTATTTCGAACCACTTGTATGTGATAATTGTCGCACCTCAAGAAGATAGGTATCAAATGAGGATTTGTTacgaaaatatttgaaactgTTATAGGATAAATTAACTATGTTTTCCTGTAAAACTGATAAAACtatcttaatatattttattgtattttgataattaaaaatgattatatactattttggtTGCTTAAGTATGAAAATCATaagtttaattaatgtattctTGTCTTCTTTATTCTAACTATCATAAAACTTTTAACCTTTAAgcatatcttttatatttttgttaattgaGCTTAAATAGATGAAACTAGAAAAATATGCCCTTAATTGTCTATAGAAAATTTGATGCCATAAAAGCATTTCCAATGGTGcttcattttctattttttgctttattttttattctagtGATACTTCatgtttttcttcattttttcaaattttgaaaaattgaaCAATATTTCTTCAAATATGAAGAAATACTGTTCAGTTCTTCATTTTTTGAAAATGAActcttttatttacaaaataatccttgacttttaattattgttattttttacttaaaaaattaaaaatgttaatatcaaccagttaatttcaaattttacataattacTTTTATCAAATAGAATGTTAATAACGAAGaatatgaaattattaatttctaaaaaaattaaatttgatttagaagaatttaaaataaaataaactcatttttgttttaaaacacATTTTAATCACTTAAGAGATATATGTATTTAGtgctttttataaaatattttgtttatttatttatgttatgtgtAATAATTgtgttatataataattattaatttataataaatagtaaATGGGTCAAATAAATGTTATAAAAAGCAGATGGTAAAATtagtaaatttgaaaaattgtagggtattattaataattaattataaaatggtGGTTGAATATACTTAGAATATTCtgttttgaagaaaaatataaagCAAACTCTTGCAGAGCATGTTGCTTCATTTTTtgcaaaacttcaaattttaaataaaaaaataaagttaaccACTAGAGATGCTCAAAGCTAATGTTTCAAAATCTTACATTGAGGCACGTCTTCAAACATGTagaaaaaactaaacaaaattattttccttttctattgAAGTTGTTGTATATACTCAGTGCTGTGCGAAGAGATATATGGTCATGAGGcgaaattgtatttttttgtttatataattttatgtgaattatatttaaaatgaaataattcGAAATAACTTATTTTTGCCACATGGAATAAaaagtagaaaataaaaaatgatacaaTTAGAAtgtaaaaattttgattaatttattttggttcttTAATAATTTTCATCAAATTATCATAGTATAtaaaatgtgtataaaatgtgaTGTAAGTTGTTAAATTAGTAACATAAAAATGAaggttaatttttttgttaaaatgatgatatttttaAGAATATTAAATCTCTAAAAGTTAGTTGCTTTTAAATGTTTTACATTTACTTATATTCAGaaaatgatacaaaatatataaaaccagataataatagataaaaccttaaaagtcaacaaaagttgcttcaatttttatttatgtgattTTTTCGGCAAATTATCTTAATTTGCATGGGTTAGAACTTAGCAGTTGATGATTTTAAAGAATAATTAAAGtctaacaaaaaaattagattctaacaaaaaaagtttcaaacaaaaaatagatctgaaatcggataaaaatctaattaatattTACTAGGTACAAAAAATTAGAGATTAGAAGCTCTAAAAATTTTACATTATTAAGGGGTCCTAGGCGAATGCCTTTTTTACTCCAAGGTAAGCACGGCTCTGTACTATATTACAACTATGTAAATACGAAATTAAGCATTCACGTATCTATAAACATACAGTCGCATGATGCTCAAGTGTTGTAGGAAAAGACATAATATAAAGGTAACTAATTTACTTATAGTTCGCGCACATGAATCAAAGATTtgtaaatcaatatttttaaaaagaaagtaTGAGAAGCAATCATATAAAGCCAATAGCTTTTCGAAGTTTGAAAAAAGTATACAATCCCTTTcatacttttataaataaaaatggaaacTTGATATACATACCTCCAAAATCTTCCAATTACTTATAAGTTTGAGAACAGATACACATCACTATACTTGTTGTATACGACCGTTTATGAAATATTTTGTGGTCCTAAACTAATTTCAAATCTCAAATCGCATTGTTCTCATTTGTCGTTTCTAGACATCTTTatcttatttatatatctagTTCAGTCTACTTACCTTTTTTTTAGTTAGTTCAGTCCGCTTACCTTTCATAACTTGCAATCTTCTAATATTTATAACTTATGTAACAATGGTGATGTGAAACCtaacaacaagaaaaaaaacttcatcAGAAATTCTTCTCAACTTTTATCTACTAGACTACTAATTTTCATTTGACTTGCTGTACATTCAACATACTACAACTATACGGATTGTTAATATAAGTTAGATTTATAATAACTGCTAGAACTccaaaatctagtgttattggtttatagatttttatagTGTTATTGATTCTGTACACAATACTTTgttgttaaaaattttaaatttaatgattatataaatctattaaaaCTAGTGTAATTGGAAGTTATATTAATTGTCAACCatttaattcataaaacaagattttaaaaatattacttaTCTTTTTTAGATTCTTAAAATCACTAtactatttattttcataaattttcacAATATACAACATTTTCTAGCAACTCTtttcaaatttaacaaatcaCTCAACTTTTAAGATCAACAAACTCTAAAtctaccccccccccccaccccctAATAAAACCCACAGTTTTACAGTTACAAAAAACACAGTTTTATATGTACTAAAACATTTACTGCAGGATATTAACTACAGAtttgcaaaatatttttttttaccgtAGATACATTTATGTTTAATTTCGAAAACGAAGTACTGTATATTTGATAAAACTTTGACCCATTTACTAATCTATTCGAAATTGTGAACATAcagtaattatttttttgtcaactacaTACAGTAATTAGAAATGCTAGATTCACCTAAGATTTTCTGTCCCCAAGGAAATTAAGAGAGGCATGAATGAATGAATATATcaagtttttataaaaagaacacaaaaataaaattccaGTTTagatcttttatttatttttcttttcttttcacttGGCTCCCAGTTTTGCAAGCATTGTCCTTTTATTGCACTTGGTGACAATCTTAGTACTACATCAAAAGATTTTGACCAGTCTTCTCATtcacatgaaaataaataaaatcaaatcataAGTATCCCCCAAAGCTTAAACACTCACATAACAACACTACACCTATCTCCACCCAAGACAATCCCTTTCTTCTCCCCCTTTCTTCTCCCCCTTTCTCCAACACCTACCAAAAGCCCCTCTCTATCTCTCTAAACACTaatatctctttctctctctagttctTGATTTTTGAAGCTTTTAAGAAACACATGGCTGACCAAAGTGGGGGGTTAGGTTTGATGAGAGAGTACAGAAAAGGGAACTGGACACTGAATGAGACGATGGTCCTCATTGAAGCCAAAAAGATGGACGACGAGAGGAGGATGCGGCGGTCCATCGGCCTTCCGGCGCCGGAGCAGTCACAAGATAGCCGGAGTAGTAGTGGTAATAAACCGGCGGAGTTACGGTGGAAATGGATAGAAGATTACTGCTGGAGGAAAGGATGTATGAGGAGTCAGAATCAATGCAATGACAAGTGGGACAATCTCATGAGAGATTACAAAAAGGTTAGAGAGTATGAGAGAGGGAGGTTAGAATCGTCTTTTGCGTCCGGGTCTTCCTCTTCAGCTGCTGCGGAAACGGGGTCGTATTGGAAGATGGAGAAGAGTGAGAGGAAAGAGAGGAACTTGCCGAGTAACATGTTGCCTCAAACATACCAAGCGTTGTTTAATGTGGTGGAGAGTAAAACGCACCCTTCTTCGACCGCAGCAACCGCCATAACCGCAGCAGTCGCTGCTGCTGCCGCAGAAACTGGAAGTGGAAATGGTTCGGGCGGTGGACTACACATCCCAAAAGTGATACAACAACAAGGTTTAGGATTTGTTCCACAACATCAAATGATTCAACCTCCTGTTCTGTTACCTCTTCCACGGCCACCACCTCCACCGTCTCAACCGTTGCAACCACGACCGCTTCTTCTACCACCACCTCCACAGCCTTCTTTTCATGCTCAGCCAATACTGCCCACAGTAGGtaccttctttctctctcttcttaaCTTCAAGTTTTAATTATATAGAAAAAGTCGACATTCAAAGTTTAGTTAATTCTTAGTCCGATTTAATTTgaagtataaatatataaaaagaaagttAATGTTTTTCGTCTTTTATTTTACACGTCTCAGTTAATCACTTAATTATTTTCAGTAAAAAGAATGAATATACATTACATTACATTATTAATAATGACAAGTATTTTGGTTGGGATTATATtggataaatatttttgaagaaggATAGTAGCTCAGATTCTGACACGAATGAGCATTCAGACACATCTCCGGCAAAGCGAAGGAGAACAATGCCGACCACAGCCGCCGGTACAAGCGGTGGCGGCGGCGGAGGAAATGCAGAAATGGAGGAAGGTGAGAGTGTAGTGGCGGCTGCGTTATCAAGAAGTGCGTCTGTGATCGCTAACGCGATTAGGGAGAGTGAGGAGAGACAAGATCGGAGACATAAAGAAGTGATGAGCTTAAAAGAGAGGAGACTGAAGATCGAAGAGACGAATGTTGAGATGAACAGAGAAGGCATGAGTGGACTAGTGGAAGCCATTAATAAGCTTGCGAACTCTATGTTTGCTTTGGCTTCTTCTACCTCTCGCCACAATAATCAGCATCAAGGAGGTCCATCATAATAActttatgttattattattatggtttATTTGATTAGGAAGTGGTTAGCCAAAAAAAGACTGGTGACTAAGTACATAAATTGTTTTCACTATCACTGTTTTTAAGTAAATAATCTTGTGATTCCATGCAATATTTATTGAAACGTGATTGTTGATTAATATACAATGTGGACTCATATCACAAGAATGAGTTACATATGTGGTTGAAATGAGGTTAGATCGTTATTTATAACATGGTTATGaatatttaatgtttttttttttgaatatttaatgtTGCTATATGATGATAAATAACACAAAAGTAGAGTGCTTACTGCTTAGTAGTATAATCTCGTTTAATTAAGTCATAGCCGTATCTTTCGTTAGTCTTTTGAAATATGATTGTGTTTTAAAAACCATATGAACGGAAACAACATTAAATTAAAGTATGTTAATTAACGTAAGTGTTTTCATATATTCACTAAGGATTTGTAAATGATCCTTGATTTGGACAGGTTGAGATTAGAGTTCAAAATTTTTGGCCATTAACATATAGAAATAAATGTAATGACTACTCAATGCCCAAAAATTATGGACATAATCATGCAATTAAACGGAAGAGAAGGTGATAACTTGTGATCGACGTCGATAACTAATTATGGACATAATCATGCAATTAAAAAGAGAAGGTGCAATGTACGTAAGTTTTTGGAATTAGG belongs to Brassica rapa cultivar Chiifu-401-42 chromosome A07, CAAS_Brap_v3.01, whole genome shotgun sequence and includes:
- the LOC103828785 gene encoding uncharacterized protein LOC103828785 isoform X3, with the translated sequence MADQSGGLGLMREYRKGNWTLNETMVLIEAKKMDDERRMRRSIGLPAPEQSQDSRSSSGNKPAELRWKWIEDYCWRKGCMRSQNQCNDKWDNLMRDYKKVREYERGRLESSFASGSSSSAAAETGSYWKMEKSERKERNLPSNMLPQTYQALFNVVESKTHPSSTAATAITAAVAAAAAETGSGNGSGGGLHIPKVIQQQGLGFVPQHQMIQPPVLLPLPRPPPPPSQPLQPRPLLLPPPPQPSFHAQPILPTVDTSPAKRRRTMPTTAAGTSGGGGGGNAEMEEGESVVAAALSRSASVIANAIRESEERQDRRHKEVMSLKERRLKIEETNVEMNREGMSGLVEAINKLANSMFALASSTSRHNNQHQGGPS
- the LOC103828785 gene encoding uncharacterized protein LOC103828785 isoform X1; translation: MADQSGGLGLMREYRKGNWTLNETMVLIEAKKMDDERRMRRSIGLPAPEQSQDSRSSSGNKPAELRWKWIEDYCWRKGCMRSQNQCNDKWDNLMRDYKKVREYERGRLESSFASGSSSSAAAETGSYWKMEKSERKERNLPSNMLPQTYQALFNVVESKTHPSSTAATAITAAVAAAAAETGSGNGSGGGLHIPKVIQQQGLGFVPQHQMIQPPVLLPLPRPPPPPSQPLQPRPLLLPPPPQPSFHAQPILPTKDSSSDSDTNEHSDTSPAKRRRTMPTTAAGTSGGGGGGNAEMEEGESVVAAALSRSASVIANAIRESEERQDRRHKEVMSLKERRLKIEETNVEMNREGMSGLVEAINKLANSMFALASSTSRHNNQHQGGPS
- the LOC103828785 gene encoding formin-binding protein 4 isoform X2 produces the protein MADQSGGLGLMREYRKGNWTLNETMVLIEAKKMDDERRMRRSIGLPAPEQSQDSRSSSGNKPAELRWKWIEDYCWRKGCMRSQNQCNDKWDNLMRDYKKVREYERGRLESSFASGSSSSAAAETGSYWKMEKSERKERNLPSNMLPQTYQALFNVVESKTHPSSTAATAITAAVAAAAAETGSGNGSGGGLHIPKVIQQQGLGFVPQHQMIQPPVLLPLPRPPPPPSQPLQPRPLLLPPPPQPSFHAQPILPTDSSSDSDTNEHSDTSPAKRRRTMPTTAAGTSGGGGGGNAEMEEGESVVAAALSRSASVIANAIRESEERQDRRHKEVMSLKERRLKIEETNVEMNREGMSGLVEAINKLANSMFALASSTSRHNNQHQGGPS